A genome region from Micrococcales bacterium includes the following:
- a CDS encoding DUF1788 domain-containing protein, whose translation MTGETARDLGREEQNILKVLGSERFLKMQGLGNEVPFYIWAYPANQELTAQAAAKRIRNQLETKHGLDVPQIDLFALTVELLEQRKVLRRLIEVEPKRSREAFRRDLQKLLDPETHLVPAIKERLAQTPSYDVLLVVGVGQVFPFIRSHSLLNNLHAAVSGRPMLMLFPGEYRQSAALGSTLVLFDQLTDDQYYRAKNILEQEPS comes from the coding sequence TTGACAGGCGAAACAGCCCGTGACCTTGGCCGCGAGGAGCAGAACATCCTGAAGGTGCTCGGCTCCGAGCGGTTCCTCAAGATGCAGGGACTCGGCAACGAGGTGCCATTTTACATATGGGCCTACCCTGCCAACCAGGAGCTAACAGCCCAGGCGGCCGCCAAGAGGATCCGCAACCAGCTCGAAACCAAACATGGCCTGGACGTCCCACAAATCGATCTATTTGCACTGACGGTCGAGTTGTTGGAGCAGCGCAAGGTGCTGCGCCGGCTAATTGAGGTTGAGCCCAAGCGGTCAAGGGAGGCCTTCCGCCGCGACCTCCAAAAGCTCCTGGACCCAGAGACACACTTGGTACCTGCCATCAAAGAGAGGTTGGCCCAAACGCCCAGCTACGACGTTCTGTTGGTAGTCGGGGTTGGCCAAGTCTTCCCTTTCATTCGCTCACACAGTTTGTTGAACAATCTGCACGCGGCCGTTTCCGGGCGGCCCATGCTGATGCTCTTTCCCGGCGAGTATCGCCAATCTGCCGCCCTTGGTTCGACTTTGGTGCTGTTTGATCAGCTCACCGATGATCAGTACTACCGAGCTAAGAACATCCTGGAACAGGAGCCGTCATGA
- a CDS encoding DUF1819 family protein: MATSDPYRLSFTVGGLLSQEAAVAAPLFLESGDWELARTELMERNLLGTRLRTTALRVSREVVQRLSELSRDELRCLAQAPGTDRNHIMWVAVCRRYQLVGQFAQSVLRDKYLLGDLSLAYEDFDRFCISQALWHAQLEQLKDSTRDKLRRNLFLALRQAGFLTETGSIVEPLLSPQIAALLDQRAPSDIRYFPAGGAL, translated from the coding sequence ATGGCAACCAGTGATCCCTACCGCCTCTCATTTACCGTTGGCGGTCTTCTCTCCCAAGAAGCCGCAGTGGCCGCGCCGTTGTTCCTCGAATCGGGCGACTGGGAATTGGCGCGGACCGAGTTGATGGAACGCAACCTGCTAGGCACTCGTCTCCGGACCACCGCTCTTCGCGTCAGTCGTGAGGTTGTGCAGCGGCTAAGCGAGTTGTCCCGTGACGAGTTGCGCTGTCTAGCCCAGGCGCCGGGCACTGACCGCAACCACATAATGTGGGTGGCCGTTTGCCGTCGCTATCAGCTGGTGGGCCAATTCGCACAGTCCGTGCTCCGGGACAAGTATCTACTTGGTGACTTGTCGTTGGCATATGAGGACTTCGACCGGTTCTGCATCAGCCAGGCTTTGTGGCACGCCCAGCTCGAACAGCTCAAAGACTCAACCAGAGATAAGCTCCGCCGGAACCTGTTCCTGGCTTTGCGCCAGGCCGGTTTCCTCACAGAGACGGGCAGTATCGTCGAGCCGCTTCTGTCACCTCAGATTGCCGCACTGCTGGACCAGCGTGCGCCCAGCGACATCCGCTACTTCCCAGCAGGAGGCGCACTTTGA
- the rpsT gene encoding 30S ribosomal protein S20: protein MANIKSQMKRIRTNEKRRLRNKAVKSELKTYVRRTREAIDEGDKPAATSALRVAARKLDKAVSKGVIHKNQAANRKSALAKQVAAL, encoded by the coding sequence GTGGCAAACATTAAGTCGCAGATGAAGCGCATCCGCACCAATGAGAAGCGGCGGCTGCGTAACAAGGCCGTCAAGTCGGAGCTGAAGACCTACGTCCGGCGCACCCGCGAAGCGATTGACGAAGGCGATAAGCCAGCCGCCACCAGCGCTCTGCGCGTGGCCGCTCGCAAGCTAGACAAGGCCGTCTCCAAAGGCGTGATCCACAAGAACCAGGCGGCCAACCGCAAATCAGCGCTGGCCAAGCAGGTAGCAGCTTTGTAG
- the holA gene encoding DNA polymerase III subunit delta, which yields MSSPRNPVISHDQAKPAPFVLITGPEELLGERAVQRIVALARQDDPEVELSYLDASDPAGPLVQTAAGGSLFAESSVVVAQNVGQLSEAFLNDSLAYLTAPNDLATVIWRHQGGQRGKKLLDALRQAGASEVACLEIKYDSEKSRFAQGEFDAAQRPAEPAAIQALVEAVGADLRELASACQQLISDTDGPITKATVDRYYGGRVEATGFAVADSAIQGDAAKAIALARHAMSSGVDPLPLVAALAAKLRTLARVGGARRAGLNPTKDLKVAPWQVQKAQRELHRWNGATLGQAIRAVARADAEIKGLGGAPGKVARAYAAERAILKVAQLSRSGS from the coding sequence ATGTCGTCACCCCGCAACCCGGTTATCAGCCACGATCAAGCCAAACCGGCTCCATTTGTGCTGATCACTGGGCCAGAAGAGTTGCTGGGTGAGCGGGCTGTGCAGCGGATAGTGGCTCTGGCGCGGCAAGACGACCCCGAGGTCGAGTTGAGCTATCTCGATGCCTCCGATCCGGCCGGTCCGCTGGTTCAAACCGCGGCCGGCGGGTCGCTTTTCGCCGAATCGAGTGTGGTGGTGGCCCAAAACGTGGGCCAGCTTTCGGAAGCCTTTTTGAACGATTCGCTGGCCTATCTGACCGCTCCGAACGACCTGGCCACCGTCATCTGGCGCCATCAAGGCGGCCAACGGGGCAAAAAGCTGCTCGACGCCCTGCGCCAAGCCGGCGCCAGCGAAGTGGCCTGCCTCGAAATCAAGTACGACTCCGAAAAATCCCGCTTCGCCCAAGGTGAGTTCGATGCCGCCCAGCGCCCAGCCGAGCCCGCCGCCATTCAGGCTCTGGTCGAAGCCGTCGGGGCCGACCTAAGGGAGCTCGCTTCGGCCTGCCAGCAGCTGATCAGCGACACCGATGGCCCCATCACCAAGGCCACCGTGGATCGCTATTACGGCGGGCGGGTCGAAGCCACCGGCTTTGCCGTAGCCGATTCGGCCATCCAAGGTGATGCGGCCAAAGCCATCGCCTTGGCCCGCCACGCCATGTCCTCCGGGGTTGATCCGTTACCGCTGGTGGCGGCCCTGGCGGCGAAGCTGCGCACGCTGGCCCGGGTCGGTGGCGCCAGGCGGGCCGGTTTGAATCCAACCAAGGACCTCAAGGTGGCGCCCTGGCAGGTTCAGAAGGCCCAGCGTGAGCTCCACCGCTGGAACGGCGCCACTTTGGGGCAGGCCATTAGGGCGGTAGCGAGGGCCGATGCCGAAATCAAGGGTTTGGGTGGAGCCCCGGGCAAGGTAGCCCGCGCCTATGCCGCCGAAAGAGCGATTCTGAAGGTGGCGCAGCTCAGCCGGTCCGGTTCGTAG
- a CDS encoding LysE/ArgO family amino acid transporter: MLPVVLAGLGTGLSLIVVIGAQNAFVLRQGLRREHVFWVVVACAASDMILMALGTGGLEQVSRLAYWLLPVLRWAGVGFLIVYGVLTLRRAFKSESMSATGEGRPVSLGRCLATCLALTYLNPHVYIDTVLLIGSVANSHRPLQWSFAAGAMAGSWIWFTALGFGARWLRPVFASPVAWRVLDIVITAIMWTLAVSLILG; this comes from the coding sequence GTGCTACCGGTAGTGCTGGCCGGCCTGGGGACCGGTCTGTCGTTGATCGTGGTGATTGGCGCCCAAAACGCCTTTGTGCTGCGCCAAGGGCTGCGCCGCGAGCATGTTTTCTGGGTGGTGGTGGCCTGCGCCGCCTCGGACATGATCCTGATGGCGCTTGGTACCGGTGGCTTGGAGCAGGTCAGCCGGCTGGCGTACTGGTTGCTGCCAGTCCTGCGCTGGGCCGGCGTCGGATTCCTGATCGTCTACGGTGTCCTGACCTTGCGCCGGGCTTTCAAATCTGAGTCGATGAGCGCTACCGGCGAAGGAAGGCCAGTCAGCCTGGGCCGCTGCCTGGCCACCTGCCTGGCATTGACCTACCTCAACCCCCATGTCTATATCGACACGGTGCTGTTGATCGGTTCGGTGGCGAACTCTCACCGACCCCTCCAATGGTCCTTCGCCGCCGGCGCCATGGCCGGAAGCTGGATCTGGTTCACTGCGCTTGGCTTTGGCGCCCGTTGGCTGCGCCCAGTTTTCGCCTCACCCGTAGCCTGGCGCGT